A segment of the Lycium ferocissimum isolate CSIRO_LF1 chromosome 10, AGI_CSIRO_Lferr_CH_V1, whole genome shotgun sequence genome:
AGTCTCAGAGTTCCTTTCTCTTAAGGTGTTGCCATTTGTTAATGCAGAACGCATGGCTCTGGGTAATTTTAATGGAGGAGTATCAATCTCACTGATGTTGTTTTCTGTTTTTACTGATGCATCAGTATTGCTAGGTTGAGATGTTTTTGTTGGGGCATCTGCATTACTTGCTTGAGTCGTAGGAGCAGCAGGAACAAGTTGAATAACAGATTTTTTCCATTTCCTCCGCTGATTGGGTTTTGGTGCATTTGATTTTGCCTGTAaaattacaaaagaaagaaaaggttgaTTTGCAAGAATCCTACTTGTGCAGAAGGAAATTGAATGGATTTAAGGAATTGTGACATAGTATAAGCAGCCTAGGTCTGGCCAGAAAAAAAGACAGCTAAGGGGTTGCTTACCATGGTATTTCCAATGTCACATAGAGgctttctttttgtttcaacCTCATCCTTTGACTGAACAGGCCTTTCAGAAAGCGCATTCTGCAGTAACATTGCGCCTTGAGAAGCCAGTGTTTGGCTACTCTCAGCTTTATCAGTTCCTAATGTGTTTCCCTCATCACCTACAACATCTAGAGAGGGCAAGTGGTCTTTCTTGGCAGAAGTCTCTTTGTTGCTGCACCTTATAGGGTCACAACCACATGATGCCCCACAAGAACCACCTACAGCCCGGCATTCACATCTGTTTGTCTTGCAAGAAGATTTTTTACTGCACGAACAGCATACTAAACCATAGTCAGTATCAGATTTGTCTTGGTAAGAACAATCTGAATCAGATGTATCCATATCTTCTTCTAGCTCAGTCTTGTTCCATCCACCACTGTAGATTAAGGAACTTCGGTTCCCCTGCAGAAAGGGCCAGCACATGTTAGCAACCCCAAATACAAGTACACCCAAAATTGATAAGTTAATCAAGAGTCCAAGGTAATCAAGAGTCCAAGGTATATGCCTTTTGCCTCAGGTCATAATCATGCCCATCAATGCTGCTTAGCACATTAGAGACAGAGCTGTCAGTCCTTCCCATGGGGTGTTCTAAAGCCAGTTTCTGTAAGCAGttcaaacaagaaaacaatttaaagaaggaaaatggaAGTTATTGTTTCCAAGTTTTGCCACAAGCCCAATTGAGAAGGTAGAGGTCATATCAATAGCAGAAAACAGTCATTAGTAATGCAGCAAACTCGCCAAAAAAGAATCTGTAACTCTATACTTTTTGTAGATTATCCAACATGCATATCGAAGTAGAATTACAAATTATATTCACTTTCCCCAACTCCCCAACATGAAAGGAAGATAAAATTATGATGTTTCATATTATGCACTAGGCAATTGTAAACAGCAATAACCGCTGTTTTCTTGGTAATCCATAGGCCCAATACAAATTATATTCATTTCCCCCAACTCCCCAACATGAAAGGAAGATAAAATTATGATGTTTCATATTATGCACTAGGCAATTGTAAACCGCTGTTTTCTTGGTAACCATAGGCCCAATCATCACACAATATGCTGCTACTTAGATCTGAAAAGATGCCTCTGCAAAAGGAGACCAGCAAATTTAAGCAAACTGATGTGATGACAATACAACTGCTCAAACACATACTCCATTTTAACTATTTCATATCCATCAGTTCCTATTAAAGAAACCTTGACAACATTAAACTTGCCTTAGTAAAAGATAAACTCAACACTTAAAGTGAGGAAAGTGTGTCAACTTGAAGGATAACTtagtttcttcttttcattAACGAATGGAAATTAAGAAGAAGCTACTCGATCAATATTCTGCTAATTCATTCAAAAAGATGTACTGACCATCAACTTCTCCTGCTGAATCAGTTGGCTATTCTCCGACTCTAGCTGCCTCAATTCGCTCTTTTGCAACTCTAGCTGTCTGACCAAATTTACgactttttccttcaactccctGATTTCAGCGTCCTTTTCTCTGCATTCAACTTCCCTATCCCTTAGCTGGCATCTACAGGAAACCAGAAGCAAAACAACAGTTACAATTTATTTCAGGAAAGTTAGCGTGAAGCAAAGACTTGCAAGTTTAAAAGGCATTTACCTAGAAGATGATGCGAGGTTAAATAAAAAGTTCATAATATTTTTTGCATCAGCAAGAGACCGGACTTGGTTCCATCTGCCCCTACCACTAAAGGTCCGTTCACGCTCTTCTGCTTCCGATAACTGTGATGCCATGGAGACAAGTGTGCTAGATGAAGTggcaagcatgttttcaagtgcaTATATCCTGGAATTTCTTGCACCTGGAGACATTTTCTGGGGGCAATCACTGCAAAAACAATTATATAGAAGTATTTAAGTTAATAAGAGTATAAGCAATATAAAATGCACTCGCAGAAAGAACACTTCACAAACATTATTGCCAATAAAAGTTTTACCTTAAGGTTTTCAGCTTCAACTCAGCGACCTCATTGGCCATTTTTGCTCTCCTGTAGTTCAAAATGTCAGataaaattatgaaaagaataaaaaattgcACTGCAAtctctttgttttattttaattatttaatttaatatgaTAAACGACTATCTATGATATCCAAGCTACAtaacaaatattgaaaaattaaatatgatATAGTGTGTGGGAGACAGCATCCATAAATCCTTGGTGTCAATGCCATAAAAACATACTACACCATGAAACTGGCCGTTATATGCTAATCCAATATATGATCTCTACTTGAAACATATACAAAACCATGAAATATTCAAAGATCATAGGCTATAGATGAGCCTTTATCACCTGCACCCATCTTGGCACATTAAGACTTGATACAGTTTTCCATATGGAGAGAGTAAGTGACTGAACAATCTTGCACTACCAAGAAGGAGCTAAGGTTGGTATCTGTAGATTGGTAAAGTGGTTGGATTTGGTAAGAAGAGAATCTTGTCCATCTAGTTGCCAGTGACAGAAGGAATATGGGCTAATACAATTCCAAATTTTCTCATTTCTCCCCACCAAAGTCAGATTTGTCTTGGTATCATTTACGTATCATGGGTCTTAAGCCATAAAGATATAATACAAATCCCAGTCCCAGCCATACCCGATGAACTTTTACAAGATATAAAAACCCGGACCCTAAAACTACTTACATTATGTTAGCTCTTAGAAACCTAAACATGTCAACTCTACTGCCAAGTTGATTGATGAATAGTGGCGTTTCAAATGCCACAACTCTTAATGCTACTACAATAACGAAAATGTGCTCCATTGCTTCTAATGCCTTATCCCACCACCTTAGCAATCTGCTATGCACATATATTAGACATAAGTCATTCTGTCACCTAATTGCCCATTCCACTACGGGATGGACTTCAAAAGATGCATCAAATTATGAGGCTAGCATGTATAGTTCGGATGTTTCCCTGTGCAGTAAGCAAGAATCGGAAATCTTGAGGCCAGGAAACCAAATGGATTAGGCTTGGCCAAACATTCAATCAAATCTTTTATGACAACCCAAACTAATTGACTCTCTGGAAAGGAAGGAATGCAGGGAAGAAGTATAGTTCATTGATATTGCCAAAAAAGAATGTATTCCTTCAAATGCAAAAGACTGAAAATAGCAGATGCATCTGGATAGAAAGACAACAACCTAAAAACTTTCAAGTGATAAATAGAAACATTGACAAGTTCATCCAATCATAATGAATTGACAAACTTACTCTTGCATCTGGCGCTCATATTCTGACCGCACTTCATGCACCCGTACAGTAACTTCAAGTTCATGTTCAATTGCTTGCATCAATGCCTGCATGGAAAAACAGACAATTAACTGGGTGCGAAAATTTATGTTCCCAAAGGTCTTGATGATAGATTATTTGAACAAGAAGAATGGTCTTACAATCTCTCTATAGAAggatattttagtaaactttaaATGACAAACGTTTTTTAGATGAAAAATAAATGCCAAAATAACCCCTTCTTGGCACAGATACCTGGAATCCTGCAGCACTAGTACTTCCGGAACCTGCCATATCACGCGATGTTTTTCGAGACTCTAGCAACTCCTTAAGTCGTTTAGTGGCCATAGCAGCCTCTTCGGTTTTCCGCTGCAACACCTGTATACCATTTAAGGTAAGCCACATGATACTTTCAAAGCAGAACGGTTAACAAACTCTTTCTTTACCATCTTTTGCCTCTGGTTCAGTGCCAAGAGCTTATGCATCTCATATTCATTTCTTCTTCCCTCCTTCTTAAGCTGTTGAGACAACGCATGACACAGACAGTTAGTCACAAAAAGAATGAACTTCGCAGCAATAAAAGGAAGTAACCCTATGGATACTAGATattgtgctatatatatatatatatatatatatatatatatatatatatatatatatattctttgaaaatcaagaaaatgaacAAACAGACAAAAAACAGGCAAAGTCAAATGAAAAATGTCATTGCATAATATGTCTCTTAGACGATTTGAATAAAATAGGGATAATAGACACCTATAAAACATAAGCGAGGCTATGCAGGTGCAAGTTTAATTACATAAGACGGTGAACTATAGACtcaaaattaaattaacaaTACCTGAAGAACCTCCTTTTCCCTTGAAGCTTTCCACAACCTGAACTGCTCAGATTCTTGTTTTATCTTTTGTTGTAATTGAACCTAGATTCAGAAAAATGAATCAGTTGCATGAAAGAAATTCTCTTTTACATTCGAAAGTGCCtgatatataataattagtaccttTTGTGTCTTAATTCTGTGGATTTCATCCTGAAGACGTTTTGCTGCATCATCGCTCTTCTGTTTTTGTCTTAAAAGCTGAGATTGAGCATCTTGTTTCTTCTTCAACACAGCAACCTGCAAGATGCAATGAATTATGAGGCAGTGCTTTTCATTGTATAGTTTATGCTTTTTCCCTTCAGGTGGCTGGAGGAGGATTGAGTTGAAGAGGTATATCTTGACTGATTGGTGCATCTATTTTAAAAGCCTACCTGTGATTCTAGAAGATTTAATTTCTGAAGATAGTCTTGCTTCAACTTTTGAGCACTTTCATCAGAATTAGATGAAATGTTAGAAAGGTTGCGCTGAAGAGATTCAATTTCTTTCTGCATCAGAATGTAAAATCAATAGTAAGAAAAGGACAATCATAATAAACCTTCAGTGTCAGCACATAGAGCATATCACTTACCTGCAGAGATTTCTTTTCTAGTTCCAGTTCATGTACTTTtttttcataatgttgctttaAAACTGAGGTATCAACTGTCGCGAACCTCTTCATTTCAGCCTTTAGTAGATGAGACAAGAAGTTAGGagagaaaagtaaaaagaaTATTAAGCAGCAAGGACTAGTTGTGAATACATTTCTTTGAAATTCTTGTTCACACTGTAACCCAACTAAATCCAAGAGTTACATCAAAAAGAAAGTTTCAAGGAACAAAAAACTTGCAAATAAAAGTTACCTCCTTCTGTTCGAGTTTCTTGTCCAACTCTTTAAGCTCCAtatccaatttttcttgaagagaAGAATGTTCAAGCTCTTTCTCCTCCACTTCAGCCTCACCTTTACAGAGCAAGTTTGGCATCAGATTAGTTCCCTGATAGGGCTTGGACAAAGAGATTACTATAGAAATCAAACAAGATAAAGGTACGAATAAAAGGGACAAATACTCAGAACACCCACTAAACAGCAGCTATATCAAATGGTTATTTGCCTATCATGCATTATTTAAAAACTGCTTACCACTTGTATCTACACTTTTGATGTCAGAATCCTGCTCACCATAGTCTAGCCCAAGATAATCAACAGGTTCACCAGGCTTTGAATTACTGGAGCTTTGTAAATGAAGCAACTCTGCTTCTAGTTCTTGAATTCTGCTTACATACTTTTTCACCAAATCCAAATCCTAGGAGAAAGGGATATCCAGAACCCAGATCAGAAATTCTGCTAATATACTAATAATGTGAAGTAAGTTTCAGTAGTAATTGAGTCAAACCTGATCAGAGTTGTCTATCTCATTCCAAGGTCTACCATTTTTAGAAGATTCAATCTTTAAGATTAGTCTATCTCTTTCAACCTGTCATATAAGATCCTCATAAGAGACTTCCAGCGTCGAGTCATTttccaattaattttaaaaaaattgctaaTAATAACTAAACAAACCTGGGCATCAATAGCACGTTGTGTTAAATGTTCGCAGCTAATCCGGCGTTCTTTTACCTCCTTCTGTAGCTCTACATTGCTTGCTTCAAGCAAAGAAATCTTGTTCTTAAGAATCTGCCCAACAAACATAGAAACTCAAACAATCAAAGGACAGTACTCATATGTCAAGCCCCTTATCCTGTTTCTTTGAAAGGGTTGGTGCAGATAGATAGTAATGGTAGAACCTCAAGAATAGTACTACTTGTCTCCAACATGCACTGATAGTCCTAGAAAATGCTGAAAATTCCAGTCCTTTGATCACTAAAAGAATATTATTTTACCTGGAGTTCTTCAAAAGGTGCTCCGGAGTCTCCACGAACATAAAGAAGCTCGGCTTGCAATTGTTCAATTTGACTCctcattctttgcatttggGCTGCCATTGGGTCACGGTTGACCTGCGAAAAAGGAATAGGTTcagaaacaaaaatgaaaaattatgatGATCTTGTTAAGCAGATTTGAACTTACAATAGCTTTGTTCTGAATGTTGCGAGCACGATTTGCATACTTCAAAGTGTTAAGGGTCTCCTCTGCATTGGTGTCAGCAGGACTGACACAAGCTGCATTCATTCAAGCAGAGCAAGAACAACATTACTTGCAAACATATAATAACGCAAATACAATGCCAATCTCGTAAAGTGAATTAATCAAGCAGTGACTTTAATAATAGTAAATAGGTACCAATCATAACTGTCTTGCTGTTTCCTCCAAGTGAGTCCTGAAAACAAATGTATGCACAAATTACTTTGAAGAAAATTTACTTCCAATTACTCACAATCATTTAATATCGGTTGCTCCTGTTTTAAGGAGAATTTCCTTATACAAGTGTCAGAGTTAGAGTTCtgctatttttctttcatttggttTCTCTTCAGAATAAAACTTTCATAGCTCTGTATGCAAATCTCCAATTGATTTTGGTCTTCAAATGAACAATCAGATTGAGTAGTTGGTTACTGAATTATGGCGTCCTATGTGATACAGTCTATATtactttatataattaattacatTAAAAAGGGCATTGCAGAAAGCAACCACAGCTGATTGTATAATTTAAGATTTAAGAAATCAAAAGCAGACACCAGTGAGGGCTGCAGAAGTCCATGCCTGTAAGAGACGTGTTAGCTTGCTATCTCTGTACGGGATGTGAGCTCCttctttcctcttcttctcaTCACCAAGGGCACTGATTACATTGCCAAGA
Coding sequences within it:
- the LOC132033619 gene encoding kinesin-like protein KIN-4C, encoding METSEGKDTSQCVRVAVNIRPLVTSELLIGCTDCVTVVPGQPQVQIGSHVFTFDYVFGSGGYPSSRIFEECVAPLVDALFQGYNGTVLAYGQTGSGKTYTMGTNYNGEEQTGGVIPMVMNTIFSRAESMKESTEFLIRVSFIEVFKEDVFDLLDQNALAFCKADGTAKPTGGPARIPIQIRETVHGGITLAGVTEAEVRTKEEMASFLLRGSVARATGSTKMNSQSSRSHAIFTISLEQKRIANCSSGSANDDGDDILCAKLHLVDLAGSERAKRTGADEMRLREGIHINKGLLALGNVISALGDEKKRKEGAHIPYRDSKLTRLLQDSLGGNSKTVMIACVSPADTNAEETLNTLKYANRARNIQNKAIVNRDPMAAQMQRMRSQIEQLQAELLYVRGDSGAPFEELQILKNKISLLEASNVELQKEVKERRISCEHLTQRAIDAQVERDRLILKIESSKNGRPWNEIDNSDQDLDLVKKYVSRIQELEAELLHLQSSSNSKPGEPVDYLGLDYGEQDSDIKSVDTSGEAEVEEKELEHSSLQEKLDMELKELDKKLEQKEAEMKRFATVDTSVLKQHYEKKVHELELEKKSLQKEIESLQRNLSNISSNSDESAQKLKQDYLQKLNLLESQVAVLKKKQDAQSQLLRQKQKSDDAAKRLQDEIHRIKTQKVQLQQKIKQESEQFRLWKASREKEVLQLKKEGRRNEYEMHKLLALNQRQKMVLQRKTEEAAMATKRLKELLESRKTSRDMAGSGSTSAAGFQALMQAIEHELEVTVRVHEVRSEYERQMQERAKMANEVAELKLKTLSDCPQKMSPGARNSRIYALENMLATSSSTLVSMASQLSEAEERERTFSGRGRWNQVRSLADAKNIMNFLFNLASSSRCQLRDREVECREKDAEIRELKEKVVNLVRQLELQKSELRQLESENSQLIQQEKLMKLALEHPMGRTDSSVSNVLSSIDGHDYDLRQKGNRSSLIYSGGWNKTELEEDMDTSDSDCSYQDKSDTDYGLVCCSCSKKSSCKTNRCECRAVGGSCGASCGCDPIRCSNKETSAKKDHLPSLDVVGDEGNTLGTDKAESSQTLASQGAMLLQNALSERPVQSKDEVETKRKPLCDIGNTMAKSNAPKPNQRRKWKKSVIQLVPAAPTTQASNADAPTKTSQPSNTDASVKTENNISEIDTPPLKLPRAMRSALTNGNTLRERNSETNDSVDLTTPPAPRSPLRQAKVSDEKEN